The DNA sequence TTTCCGATCATCAAATTTTTGCCGGAGCTGTTGCTTCATTCAAAAAAAATATTCCTTATGCTACTTCCGTTACTGCACCGGCATCAATTAAAGTTAATCCTTCGTTTCCAAAAATTCATGAATGGGAAGGTGAACAGGTTATAGCTTTTCAAAATAAATACGGTGTTTCCGGATATGATCGTCTTGATTGTTCTAAATTATTAACTTTGGTATACACCTCAAGAGAATTTTTCGGTGAAACCGATTTGCCATCCAATTACAAATTTATAGGACCTGTACTATCACCACGCACTCAAAAAATTAATTTTGATTGGGAAAAACTAGAAAAAATGGGTCAAGATCGTCCCAAGATTTTAGTAAGTATAGGAACCACATTTGATCATACACAAAAGAAACAATTTTTCAGTAAAGTTGTTGAGGCTTTTGGGGGAGAAAATATTACTGTTATTGTAGTATCCGATCCTGATTTATTTGAAAATATTCCAGATAATTTTATTATCCAAAAGAATATACCCCAACTTGAAATAATTCAACAGATGCAAGCAGTGGTATGTCATGGAGGAAATAATACGGTCTGTGAATCTCTGTCTTACGGTATTCCTTTAGTAGTTATTCCCATTGCTTACGACCAATCTTTTGTATCCAGTTGCGTTACAGATAGTGGTGCAGGTATACGTTTAAATTTTAATCGTTTTAAAACTTCTCATCTAAAAGAAGCTGTTGAATCACTATTAAATCAGAAATCATTTAGTGAAAATGCAAAAATGATTCAAAGTTCATTTGAAAAAGCAGGAGGAGTGAGTAAAGGAGCAGACTATTTACAAACATTAGTAAAAAATTAAACATTATGTCAAAATTCTTATTTGTTGTCCCTCCTTTTTTTGGGCATATCAATCCCAGTCTAAGTATAGGTAGAACTTTATTAGAAAACGGTCATGAAGTCGCATGGGCCGGATTAACCGAAATAAAACCTGAAACTATACCCGCAGGCG is a window from the Apibacter sp. B3706 genome containing:
- a CDS encoding glycosyltransferase; translation: MAKFTFIVPPLTGHINPTLSLGNELLNRNHEVTWYSLDANLKAQLPEKGQLVVLPLEMDEMAKKKLFEHAQELQKKKVYGIDSLKFLYEEVLTPMNSLMMNGIENALDEYKPDVVISDHQIFAGAVASFKKNIPYATSVTAPASIKVNPSFPKIHEWEGEQVIAFQNKYGVSGYDRLDCSKLLTLVYTSREFFGETDLPSNYKFIGPVLSPRTQKINFDWEKLEKMGQDRPKILVSIGTTFDHTQKKQFFSKVVEAFGGENITVIVVSDPDLFENIPDNFIIQKNIPQLEIIQQMQAVVCHGGNNTVCESLSYGIPLVVIPIAYDQSFVSSCVTDSGAGIRLNFNRFKTSHLKEAVESLLNQKSFSENAKMIQSSFEKAGGVSKGADYLQTLVKN